Part of the Candidatus Poribacteria bacterium genome, ACCTGATCACCATCTACGGCTATCCGAGCAATCAGGGGACGGTTGCCCTCTGTATCGGTGAGTGCGTGCCAATTGATACCGTCGTGCGAATCCATAACCCCCTGATCTGTTACGACATAAACCGTAGCAGCCGCAAAAATTATCTCTTGAAAATATGCGAAACGGAAGGGTAAATCTGCGGTAATCTCTTTCCAACTCTCTCCGCTGTCAAACGATTGAAATAGCGAACCATCGCGTTTACCGACATAGACGACATTCTGCGAAGCCGCGAGGGTGAGACCTTTAGATGTATCTGCCCCCGGGGCGCGTTTGGTGGTATCTTCAATACCGGTATTGAACCATTGCGCTTCACCTTTTCGCCATCTGAAGAGTTTATGCCGGAATTCCATGTAGACCGTTCCATCTGCTATTGTAAACCGACCATTTGTGAGCTGCTCTTCAATGATATTAGGAATATCTATTCTCATTTGGTAACCCAATTCACTACGGCGACGTCCAGCAGGCGCATTATTGATCTGTTTCATCCATTCAACTTGTAGCGTACTTTCAGCAAATGCGGGCACTCCTTGGACAGCCATTAGCATACCTCCATCAGCAGAAAGGTGGTAAAAACCGACATTATTAGATGTACTGTTGCTTACGTAAAGTGAATCGTTAGCTGTCGCGATTTTTGCGTAACTCAGCAAATCTGGAGCTGCTTGTTTCTTTTGAAGTTTACCTGCTGCCACAACAATGTCATGAACATTTACGCCAATGGATATCCACGATTCCCCGAGATCCGTTGATTTGACCATACCTTCAGGCGTGAGGGCACAAAGTGCATTTTTAAGGGGAACCAGACTTTGAACGTGTGAGTTTACTATTCCAGTAAGGAAGGGATGCCACGATCTACCTGCGTCTGTTGACCGAGCAACCCCAGAGATATCCGAGGTATAAAAGTTATTTTCGTCCAGCGCGACAACGGGGAAGATACTCTGACTCAAGGCATTCTTGCCAATGCTGATATCCTTTCCGACATCTGTCCATGTATCACCACTATCAGACGAATGTAGTAAAACGCGTGTCCCCATCACTACGAGCCTCTCGCCAACTGCAGCTAACTGGATACCACTGAACATTTGGAGTCGGAAACCGTCATCTGTTGGTGGTAACTCCATCCATAATCTACCGCCTGTGCCTTTCCCCTCTACCGGTGAAATATCAATCCAAGTATTGCCCAGATCGGTAGAGCGGAAAATTCTCGGTGGAAACTCTAATATCTCAGTTGAAAGATTTAAGTCTTGATATTCAAACCTTGTAGGTTTTGTAAAATCGGGACCCGCTACAACATAGAGTTTACTCTCCGTGGCTATCAACGCATTAATAAATTGAGGACCGTAGAGCGGCAATAACTCCCAATCATCTGTGGTAACACGATAAAGCCCTCGGTTTGTCCCGACGAATACGCTGTTGTCAAGTGCAACAGCGTCCGAAACTGAGATGTCAGGTTTGCCATTCATCTTCATAATATAGGCGTGCAAATCTGGCATCATCGGTATCCAACTTTTACCGGCATCGTCAGACCGAAAGATATGTTTTTCAAAAACGAGGTAAAACATTTCATCCGTGATGAGCAATTCAAAAGCCCGTCCTTCTGGTCGAGGACCGACGGTATCCCACGTTTCACCGGCATCGGTTGAGGCTAATAATTCATCATCGGTCAAAATATAGAGTATATCGTTCCGCTCTGCCATCGGCGTTTGGAACTGACGGGTCGGGGTACTTTCACAGATCAACGTCCAAGCCTTTTCATCTTCTGTCAAGCGGTAGATTCCTCTCGCTGCAACAGCGTAGAGGGTTCGGTTGGATGTCGCAAATAGACCGACTCTGCCCCCTGAAGTGCCTTCTGGACCGCCCATCGGCATCCACCGCGATTTGATTATAGTAGGTTTCTCAGGTTGGTCAGATCGATCTGCGATGACTTGAAATGCTGTCGTTTCGCGGTTCGCGTTTCCGTTATGCGTGCCCGGTGTATCGGTGTTTCCGATCTGATTTCTCGGACTCAGTTTCTGCTTTGAAGCATTAACAACGGGCGCGTCAACGAGCTCAACGGTCATCTCCGCTGTTGCGTCGAAACTATAAGGTTGCTGAAAGCGAGGTAGGTATTGCGTGCCGTTGCCCATTAGCAGTATTACCAAGGCAGCCGTTGAAGCGGCGACCGCCCACGGCATCCACGGCTTACTGCCTGATGGTGGTGCTGGTTTGATACGGACGATTTCTTTCAAAACATTTTCGGTTAAAGTCGTGGTAAACTGGAAACCGCCCAAATTTTCGTGGATGATATGTTCTGCCTTCTTCAATCGCTTACGAGCGCGATGCAGCCGACTCTTGACCGTGTTCGGCGATACACCTAAAAACTTACTAATATCTTCGCATGTCATATCGCCGAGGTAGTGGAGCGTGACGACGGTGCGTTCACTCTCCGGTAACTTTTGAAGGAGACGTTTGACGACCTCGCGTTTCCCTTCACTGACGAATTCTTTTTGTTGTTCAACTTGGTATTGCGCACAAGCCAATTCCTCCAATTCCTCTGTTGACATCGCATCGAGCGATTTCATTGGAATCCGCTTCTTTTTGCACCAAGCGTAACATCGGCGAGCTGCAATTACGTAAAGCCATCCCGCAAACCTATTCGGATTTTTCAGCGCCTGGAGCTTTTTGTAAACTTTGAGGAATATATCTTGCGTGATTTCTTCAGCGATATGGAAGTCCCCAATTTTCCGCCATACGAGCGCGTGGACCGGCTTTTGGTATCTTCGCACGAGCGCGCTGAAAGCGGACTGGTCGCCTGCCAAAGTCCGTTGAACCAATTGCGCATCGTTATTTTTCATACGTCACCTCTAAAAACAGGTTGTCTCTCATAATGTTAAGAGAGGTGTGAGCGGTGGAAAGGTTGCATAAAACGCAAGATTTAATGAAAATTTGAAACGGAAGATCGCGAGCGACAAGAAATCCGCAGAAATCCGCAGAAACACCCTATCAATACGCAGAAATACCCAAGCAAAAACACCCCAAGCAAAAACACTCGCTCCTACAGATCGTGAACACAGCTTGTTTCCACAGATCGCGAGCCTAGCTCGCTCCTACAAAGAGAGGATGATAACACAAGTTTAGGTTCGATGACTAAGAGATCGTGATGGTTTTCCCGTTGACTGTTGTGCGTCCTGCCATATCAACGGTTGCGGCGCGAAGGCGGTAACTTCCGGCGTGTCTGCATCGTAGTGCCTCAGCGTGCCTCTAATTCGCTTAGAATCCGTTCTACGACCTGTTTCCGTTGCCCCTGAACCGCGGGCTGTTCCAATTCATAGATCTCATCCGAAATCAGGTGTTTATGGCTTTCAATGGGCAGGGAATTGTGTGATGCATTATCAATATAGCGGTTAAAAATAGTGTATCGGGGATAGGATTCTGTCCAACGTCTTCCGCCGTGATAGAGTGCTTCTGTAAAGATGACACAATCGCCAGCGTTGACAGGAACGTTGATAACCGTTGGGGGTCCATCGTAAATTGAGAGGTCGTCGGGTGGCTCAAAGTTACGCTTATGGCTTCCGGGCAGACAGACGAATCCTGTTTCCGGTGGGACATCCACCAAGGAGGTGCCAGCGTTGAGGAAACCTGCCCGAGGTCCAGATTCGTCTATACTGTAATCTTGACCGGCGGCATGGAAGTGGATGTCATCGGAGGTTTTGTAGTTCTTGGTTAAGGCACAATCAACAAGACAAGGCGTTCCGCGCGTCAGGGCAATAATGACACGCATAATCTCCCGGTTGAGGACAAGCCGTTGGAACACTGGATCCCCGTATTGGATATGATTGATCCAATGCGCAATTGTCGGGGAATGATCACCGGTTCGGGATGTAGAGGTAAGCGGTGCGGGCAGCTCATCCAAGGACGTATCGTGCCACTGGTTACCGAGTTCAATCATCCGTTCGATATCTTCAGGTGGCACGACTTTGCGGAGGATAATGAATCCGTGGTGATCAAAGAACCATTTTTCGTGTGGTGTTAGCATATTTTTAATTTACCTTGCGGAGAAATAACCTGCGTCTAAACTATTGGATGCGTTCCCGAAATCCGCCCTCCAAATGTAAAGCATTCTCACTGCGAAGCAAAATTATGCCATTTAAGGCATAATTTCATTACGGGCTACGGGTTTTTATAGTAAAATCCGAAAATAAGTTTACACTTTTCGCTCGTAGGGGTTGGGTTACCCAACCCCTATGGTCTCTCCAGTGTGCAAATAATTACGGGTTCTACTATAATTTATCTTGCGGAGAGACAACGTGTGTCTGAACTATAACAGATTCCAGCGTTATCATAATCTTCAGCGTCAAAACTCCGTCCTCGTAGGTCGGAGATGTAGACGCTGCCTATATTTTTTCTTGACAAAGATTGCCAAAAATGTTAAAATGTTCATCGTGTTCGGCATTGGTTGTGACTGATGCATTGGTATATTGCTTGATATTTCAGACAATCACGTAAAAGCCTCACACGACTGAAAAATATCTAAAATATGCTTGTCAGTCGTTAGTTGGGAAAGATTGCTTAAAAGCACATCCCATTTGAAATCAACGACTCAAAACTTTTCGTAAGGTGCTTTACAGCACGCAGTTAGGGCATTACCTGTTGCAGGAGGCTACAGAAGACTTGTCTATCGCAAGCAGTGGTCGTTGATAGCACGATCTGCCCCGCTCAGGGTGTTTCTAAGAATCCCCCTGCTTTAGCGGGGGGAGTATGTCAAAGAGATATTTTGTCCATCATTTTAAGGTTGTTTTGAGGGTGGCCCACACAATAGGCAGTTTCTCGGATGCCTGAACGGACAACCCGATTTTCGATTTAAAGTTTCGGGTCACTTCGCGAGCGGTTAGGGGTCGATCATAAATGCGGACTTCATCAATGACACCGGGGAAATGCCTGCTGACAGCACCGCGATTGTTCCCCGCGCCGATAAAGATGGGTTGTACAAATGGAACAAAATTGTCGAGTTCCTTTGCGTCGCCGGCGATGATCTCTTGTGGCTCACCGTCCATATAAATACTGACTTCGGCTTTACCAGCGTCTACGATTGCGAAAACGATATGGTGCCATTGCCCATCGGAGATCGGAAATTCAATTTCAACAGGGATAGCATTGCAGCCTGCCGCCGATTTTTGACGGACATAAAAGTGAATGACCCCTTCAGCAAACGGGAATCCTGCTAATGCGCTCCGGTTGGGTTCAATTGCCCATGCCATGTTACAACCTTCGTCGAGAACTTTGAAAAGGGTTGTCCAGTTATCTTTAAAACTGGTTTTCATCCAAACCTCAAAGGTAGATGTACCGATTTTCTCTCCAAAATCGCCGAGGTTTGTCAAGTTGACATAGTCGTTAGCACCGTCAAATTCGAGTGCTTCTCCGACTTGTCCGTCAACGATTTTCGGGTTACCGACGATTCTACCATCATTTTCACCCCAGATATCCTTAGCTGTAAAACCATCAATGTCTTGTTCGTCAAACGTCCAATAACTGACGAGTCCATCTGTTACGATGGGTTGTGCATGCCCGTTTTGGAAAGACATGGTAATAATTAGCGTGATTGCGAGGAGATAAATTAGGCTTTTCATAAGTAACCGCTCCTTTAGGTGTGCGAAAGTCACGCAGTGAAGTCCTGCCTATACATCCCGTATTTTTAACCCCCTAAATCCCCCTTATCAGGGGGACTTTAAGAGGGAATGCGTAAGTCCTACCCTTATTTTTTCTCCTATAATTCTGTCTTTAGGTTCCCCCAGACGATAGGTAACTTCTCGGCTGCTTGAACAGACAGTCCAATCTTCGACTTAAAATTTCGGGTCACTTCATCTGCGGTGAGCGGACGGTCATAAATACGGACTTCATCAATGATACCGGGGAAATGTCGCTCAACGTTGCCGCGATTGTTCGCCGCGCCTATGTAGACAGGTTCCACAAACGGAATAAAGGTGTCAAGTTTCTTGGCATCACCGACGATAATCTCCTGTGGCTCACCGTCCATATAGATGCTGACATCGGACTTACCCGGGTCTACAATTCCGAAAACGATGTGGTGCCATTTGCCATCGGAGAGTGCAAACTCAATTTCAACGACGATGGCATTGCAGCCCGCCGCCGATTTCTGACGGACGTAGTAGTGAACGATGTCCTCAGCGAGCGGGAATCCGGCTTTCGCACTCCGGTTGACATCAATCGCCCACGCCATATTACACCCTTGGTCAAGGACTTTGAAAAGCGTTGTCCAGTCTTTCTTGAAACTGGTCTTGACCCATGCTTCAAACGTAGATGCTCCGACTTTCTCACCAAAATCGCCGAGGTTCGTCAAGTTCACATAATCGTCAGAGCCGTCAAATTCAAGGGCTTCTCCGACTTGTCCATCAACGACTTTCGGATCTCCAACAATCTTACCATCATTTTCACCCCAGACATCTTTGACTGTACCGCCAGCAATGTCTTGTTTGTCAAACGTCCAATAACTCACGAGACCATCTGTGACTATCGGCTCCGTGTATCCGTTATGAATAAACATCGTGAGCGTTAGTGTGAACATTAAGAAAAAGAGTAACATTTTCATTGTGCGTTGCTCCTTGCGGAAGACGTTTCCGCAGCTATGAAAATCCTTGGTTTAGTTCTGAGGTCTATAGGTTTGCGAAAATGGTAAAGCCATTATAACATCTTTGGCGATTTCTTATCAAATTTATTTGATCTCAAGTTGATACTTGTAAGTTACGCCGAAAATTGGTAAAATGGACTTCATATCGTGATGTAAGTTACGTCGAAACAACGAGGAGAAGAATTTATGCCGAAAATGACGGGTGCTCGATTTATTGCTGAAACTGTTCACGGTTATGGGATTACGCACGTTTTTTTTATGCCCTACATCGGACCACGGGCTTTAATGGAGATGGAAAATCTTGGGATTAAGCGGGTTCAGACGCACGGCGAGAAAGCGGCAGCGTATATGGCGGATGCCTACGCGCGTGTGAACCGCGCGCCGAGCCTGTGTATGGCACAATCGGTGGGGGCAGTTAACCTTGCAGCGGGATTACAAGACGCTTATCTTGCCTGTTCACCAGTGGTCGCGCTGACTGGGAAAGAAAACCAAATCAACCAACAGCGACATGCCTACCAAGAAGTGGATCACGTCAATCCGTTTTCCGCTGTTACGAAATATAGTGCTTATGTTGCGACACCAGAGCAGCTTCCCTTCTATCTACGTCAAGCCTTCCGTTCCGCGACAACAGGGACACCGGGACCTGCTCACCTCGACTTTGAAGGTATCGCAGGGTCGTCGGTTATTGATCGGGAAGGTGAACTTGAGGTAATCATTGAAGAGGCATTTGCCCAATTACCACCCTTCCGACCAGAAGCAGAGGCAGAGAAGGTAGCGGAAGCCATCAGACTTCTCACGGAAGCGAAACGCCCTATCATTGTGGCAGGTGGCGGTGTAACGGCTTCAGACGCACGCGCAGAACTTGTTGCGTTCGCTGAGAAACTTTCAATCCCGGTGGCAACCTCCTTGAATGCGAAGGCGATGTTTCCGAGTGACCATCCTCTGGCGGTAGGCACCCCTGGTTCATATTCGCGGGCGTGTGCGAACCAAGCGGTTTGCGAGGCTGATCTCGTCTTCTTTATCGGTAGCCATACCGGTGGACAGGTGACCAGTGGCTATAAAATTCCACCACAAGGCACACCGATTGTACAACTCGATATTAATCCTGATGAACTCGGACGGAATTATCCGATTCAGTTGGGGATGCAGGGAGATGTGCGGAATACACTGCGCCGGATGCTTGCAGCGGTAAACACCACAACACAACGGACAGAATGGGTTAGCAGCGTGCAGGAATTGGTGAAGAACTGGAAAGAGAGTGTTAGCGAAAAAGTGAATTCGGAGCGGTTACCGATGTTACCGGAACGTCTCTGTCGTGAACTGACAGATTACCTTCCGTCAGATGCGATTCTTGTGTCCGATACGGGACATTCTGGCATCTGGACTGGGACAATGATTGACTTTAAACATCCGGATCAGAGTTTCATACGGTGTTCTGGTTCGCTGGGATGGGGAGTCCCGGCGGCGATGGGTGCGAAGTGCGCGCAACCTGATCGACCCGTACTCTGTTTCACAGGTGATGGCGGTATCTGGTATCACATGACGGAATTGGATACAGCAATGAAGTGCGGGATTAACGCTGTTATTGTTGTGAATAATAATCACTCGTTGAATCAGGAGCAGGGTGGCGTTGAGTCGGTTTATGGTGGACGGACATCGGGTTCCGATGAACTCTGGTTGTTCCCAGAAGCAGATTTTGCGAAGATGGCGGCGTCGATGGGATGCTTCGGGATTACGGTGAACAAGCCAAGTGAACTTGCGGGTGCGTTGGATCAGGCGTTTGCTTCGGGTCAGCCTGCGGTTGTGGATGTGAAAACGCATGTGGAAGGGATAGCACCACGGACGTGGATGCCTTCGTAAGAGAGAATTATGCGGTAGTGCGAGGTTCACCACGCCTCGCACACCCACCTATCTCGTAGTCGTGCAGCGGAAACGCTTGTTAGGAGATCGATATTGTGAGTTGTCCCTTCTGCCCACCAAAAGTCAATGACAATGCTGTTCTACTTGAAAATGAGTTGAGCCTTTTTATTGATCTAAAACATCCGATTCTGGAAGGTTCTGGGATTATTGTGCCAAGAGCCCATCGGCAATCAGCATTTGACCTCACCACAGAAGAAATTACCTCCACATTTTCACTTCTTACGGAGGTTAAGGCACTGCTTGATACTGAATACAATCCTCAAGGTTACAATCTCGGTTGGAATTGCGGTGCTGTAGCTGGACAAACAGTCCTCCACGCGCATTTGCATGTTATTCCACGTCATGCGTCCGAGCCTTATGCCGGCAAAGGGATTCGTTACTGGCTAAAACAGGAATCCAATCGTCGTAATATCTAACAAGTCATTATTATTGACAGCAAGGATCTCGTTACGACTTGAGTTCTCCTCGTTGTTCAGGTTGGCGGATAGTTGAACTTTCCCTGTCGCCATTCTTTGTAGATGAGAAACGCACCGAGTAGGTACAAATTGACGTATAATATGGATTTTACACCCTCAACTATTATGAAGATATCCAATCTTCGTAGCAATTTCACGCCCCTTATGTCTTGACTCGGTTCCCATTTCCCCATATATGCGTTGAGGACTGCGCCGAGCGCTGCATCGAAAATCGGACTCAGAAACCTGAATCCGATGAAGACCGCGGTGATGAAGATCACACCTTTTGACCGCGTTTGGAGGCATAAAAACACCAAAAATCCTGCCAGTACCACGTCTGAAATATAGGTTAGACCAGTAAGAACATTCTCAAACATGCTTAAAGGCTCCTGTGAATCTAAAATTTGATTGTCATCCTATCAGATTTAGGCAGATGGTTGGTTAAACTTTCCCTGTCGCCATTCCTTATAGATTAGAAAAACACCGAGTAAACATAAACCTTTGAACACTAAAGGTGTTAGCATAGCGACTGTCAATAAAAACTCCACGTCACTCATACCGAGTATTCCATCGTCCATCACTTTACCCGGCTCCCATCGCCACCAATCTGACTTAACAACTTGTTCAAAAATGGAATCAAAGATCTGAAATATAAGAAGTGTCGCACTAATGAGTACCAACCCTTTTGATTTCGTCCGGAAACATAAAAATACCAATAGCCCTATAAGAGCCAAGTGTGTGGCAAGATTTAGACTATAAAGCACATAAGCCATGCCAGACCTCCTTCAGATGTAAGTTTGATTGTAATCCTATGAATACTTTTCTAATCCTCTTCCAACGCTGTTCCCAAGTATCGCTGTAAAACCGGAGATATATCCGTTTCTTCTCGACTGCGTTGTTGACGGAAACACGCAGCTAAATCTTTACAGAAATCGAAGAACTTCTTTGGGGCATCAATGTGCATTTGGTCGAAAAAGAGTTTATATCTGGCGATGGTTGTGTGTGGTGGGATTGCATTATCTATGATTTGTTGACTCTTGATCCGCCCGCGAATGCGTAGGTCTTCACTGCACCATCCCAAGTGGACAAGCGTCCAATCCGTCATATACTGGGTAATGGCTTCAACGATCAGTCCACCATCGGTGGATACCTCTCCACCAACCCAGCAGTGAAAAAGTTCATGGGCAAAAAAGTGGTATGCGAGATCCCGTTCCTGCTCGGTGTTCCCATAATTCTGCGGAAATTCACAGATAAACTTGACCTCTATGGTGTAATCTTGAGCGGAATGTATCTGTTTGTTTATCTCGGCGCGCGCACCTAAGTTATTGGGTTCACAGATTCGGTCTTCGACTTCAATCACAATCCCCAATCCTGGTCCCATGAGCCTTTCAAACGCTTGATGTGCCTGTTCCAATAGTTCAAGAATCTTCTCAGGTTTCCATGGGCGGTTTGTTTCTGCTTTATAGGTAAAACGTTCTAAGGTCGCGCTTGCGGCCCAGTTGGTAGGATTCGCCTGTGATTGGATATTTTTCTGGTAATTCGCCATTCAGTTTATTCAAATTCAATCGGTTCGGTTACATGAAGGTTAACAATTTAGAGTGAAACCTAAAAATATATGGGCACTTCTTGACACGACGGGCAATGAATTGCCCTACTACGAACGGATATTTGTTAACGGATAAGTGTCTATATAATTTTAAGTTTTACTATAATTCGGTAATTTCTTGCCGAAGCCCGGTTCGGTTAGGAAACCGAACCTACCGGACCTGGGGAAAAGGGAATTCCGTATTTATGAAACAGGCTATGGTTATACCGCGAGTTCTTTTTGGTGTTCAAGTTGCGGAAGGCGAAATTTTCCCTGTCGCCATTCTCTATAGATTAGAAAGACACCGAGCACAAATAAAGAGTTGTACAGGAAGGATTTTATATAGGCAACTGTCAATACGAATTCTCCGAGAGTCATGCTTTGCGTCAACCAATTACTGATCTCACCTGCTATCCATTGATCCATATATGGGTCAAAAAAGTGTTTAAAAATTGAACTGAAAACCCCATTGGTAAGAAGTATAGCACTAATAAGTATCACACCCTTTGACTTCGTCCGAAAACACAAAAACAGCAGTAGTCCTACAAGAGCTAAGTGGGCAACAATACTCAAACCGGCAATAACGTTAAACATCGCTTGAACCTCCTTCAAACGCGAGTTGGGTTGTCATCTTATTTTTTTTGAGAAAATTATACCATAAGTCTGTTGACCATACCAGTTTAATCAGGTTTTCATTTCGGTATTCAGTTTTCGGTTTCCATCAGCATTCAGTTATCAGCGGTCAGTAAGTGGTAGGTGCGGGACGGGCAATAATGCACGTCGCATTTGGGCGAATACGCCGCAGAATTGCCCTACTACGAACGGTTCTGCTTGTAGTAGTGCGATTTATCGCACGTTCGGAATTACCGATTTAAGTAATTAATCTTCATGAAACCACACCTACCGCGTTTAGAAGACAGATTATCACTAACGGGGTTCAGGGTCAGGACTGCCGATTTTCAGATCTGTAAACGGTTTTCCGTCTGGGTCGGTAATCCGTAGATAGAATTCCCAATTGACTTCTTCATTGCAGACCTTGACGAGGATGCTATTTTCGCCGGGCTTGAGCGTCACAGGAATCGTATAACGGTCAATTCTGACACTATGGGCACCGGTATTTGTGAACACCTCTTCGCCGTTTAGAAAGACTGTCCCTTGGTCGTCGCTATCAAAACGGATTTGTGCTTCGCGTTCATCAGGCGAGGTAACGGTCACAAACGCATAAGCGACACGCCAATTGACATCCTGTCCGAGGTCAATGAAGCCGTTGAGTGTGTCATCGGTGCTTCTTTGCCAACTGATCTGTCCGTCTACACCATCGTATTTTGCGGTTGTGTCGATCTGTGTTGCCTCTTCTGCGATGTACGCCGTGTCGTAACCAACACCTTTGGTGTTGTCAAAGGGACCGAGGATTAACCATGAATCTTCAGCGATAACGCCTGTTTTTTGAACATACGTTTTCGCTTTTTCTGGCATAGCGTTTTCACGGCAGAACTCCGCCAACTTAAGATTAATATCTAATTGAATACCCAGATTGCCAGACATGGTATCCATTAATTCATCCAACATTTCAACGTAACGTCCTTTGTCGGTAGCGTTCTTACCTGCCCGAGCAATCCATGAAGACAACCAGCGTCCAAACGCCTCCTGTTCCATGGTGTTTAGGCGTTGTTTGAGCTGTACTAAAGCCTCATCATACCGGTCATTAGCGACATACGCCTGCGCCAACGTTTCGGTGTAGCTTGCCCCGGACCCCATTTGCGATGCGCGTTCAGCGTATTCCAATCCTTTTTCCGGCATGATACCTTTGTCAAGAATCTGCCTTGCAAGATTGCGATAACCAGCGGGACTTTGTCGCCGGTTTGCGTTTTTCTGTTGGATCGTTAGCCACTCGGTGTATGCCACATCTGCTTTTTCAGCATCGCCTGCTGCTTTGTAGGCATCGCCTAACAATTCCAGTAAAGAAACACTTGTTCCCATTTTCGGTCTTAATTCCTCAAGAACAGCAATTCCTTTATCTTTCTGATCTTTGTCGGCGTAAAGCTTCCAGATGCTCCGGACTACGGCATTGTGTTCGCTCTCTTCAAGGGAAGCATCTAATGCCTGACGATACACCGTTTCCGCTTCTGACAACCGGTCTGCTTTCTCGTGGGTTTGTGCCAATAGGTTGTACAGTTCATAAGAGGTCGGTTCAAGTTGAATCGCTTTTTGATATGCTGCAGCTGCTTGCGTCAACTGTTCTGCGTCTACCACAGCTACGATCTGACGGGTATAAGGCTCCAGTTTAGCCTCCCCGACCAGTCTACCGTTGTTTTTGTTAGGTGACGCGTCAGGGATATGCCCTTCCATTTCTCCGTCAAATTCCCAGTAAGCGACTAAGCCGGGTTCGTCCCCTTTCAATCGAGTGTTCATATTTG contains:
- a CDS encoding sigma-70 family RNA polymerase sigma factor; protein product: MKNNDAQLVQRTLAGDQSAFSALVRRYQKPVHALVWRKIGDFHIAEEITQDIFLKVYKKLQALKNPNRFAGWLYVIAARRCYAWCKKKRIPMKSLDAMSTEELEELACAQYQVEQQKEFVSEGKREVVKRLLQKLPESERTVVTLHYLGDMTCEDISKFLGVSPNTVKSRLHRARKRLKKAEHIIHENLGGFQFTTTLTENVLKEIVRIKPAPPSGSKPWMPWAVAASTAALVILLMGNGTQYLPRFQQPYSFDATAEMTVELVDAPVVNASKQKLSPRNQIGNTDTPGTHNGNANRETTAFQVIADRSDQPEKPTIIKSRWMPMGGPEGTSGGRVGLFATSNRTLYAVAARGIYRLTEDEKAWTLICESTPTRQFQTPMAERNDILYILTDDELLASTDAGETWDTVGPRPEGRAFELLITDEMFYLVFEKHIFRSDDAGKSWIPMMPDLHAYIMKMNGKPDISVSDAVALDNSVFVGTNRGLYRVTTDDWELLPLYGPQFINALIATESKLYVVAGPDFTKPTRFEYQDLNLSTEILEFPPRIFRSTDLGNTWIDISPVEGKGTGGRLWMELPPTDDGFRLQMFSGIQLAAVGERLVVMGTRVLLHSSDSGDTWTDVGKDISIGKNALSQSIFPVVALDENNFYTSDISGVARSTDAGRSWHPFLTGIVNSHVQSLVPLKNALCALTPEGMVKSTDLGESWISIGVNVHDIVVAAGKLQKKQAAPDLLSYAKIATANDSLYVSNSTSNNVGFYHLSADGGMLMAVQGVPAFAESTLQVEWMKQINNAPAGRRRSELGYQMRIDIPNIIEEQLTNGRFTIADGTVYMEFRHKLFRWRKGEAQWFNTGIEDTTKRAPGADTSKGLTLAASQNVVYVGKRDGSLFQSFDSGESWKEITADLPFRFAYFQEIIFAAATVYVVTDQGVMDSHDGINWHALTDTEGNRPLIARIAVDGDQVYGVTNRGVYRIDAETDTLIRISSKVPYKITAFAVDRGIFYIGTRHRGVLRLQLNQPYN
- a CDS encoding phytanoyl-CoA dioxygenase family protein encodes the protein MLTPHEKWFFDHHGFIILRKVVPPEDIERMIELGNQWHDTSLDELPAPLTSTSRTGDHSPTIAHWINHIQYGDPVFQRLVLNREIMRVIIALTRGTPCLVDCALTKNYKTSDDIHFHAAGQDYSIDESGPRAGFLNAGTSLVDVPPETGFVCLPGSHKRNFEPPDDLSIYDGPPTVINVPVNAGDCVIFTEALYHGGRRWTESYPRYTIFNRYIDNASHNSLPIESHKHLISDEIYELEQPAVQGQRKQVVERILSELEAR
- a CDS encoding LamG domain-containing protein produces the protein MKSLIYLLAITLIITMSFQNGHAQPIVTDGLVSYWTFDEQDIDGFTAKDIWGENDGRIVGNPKIVDGQVGEALEFDGANDYVNLTNLGDFGEKIGTSTFEVWMKTSFKDNWTTLFKVLDEGCNMAWAIEPNRSALAGFPFAEGVIHFYVRQKSAAGCNAIPVEIEFPISDGQWHHIVFAIVDAGKAEVSIYMDGEPQEIIAGDAKELDNFVPFVQPIFIGAGNNRGAVSRHFPGVIDEVRIYDRPLTAREVTRNFKSKIGLSVQASEKLPIVWATLKTTLK
- a CDS encoding LamG domain-containing protein, giving the protein MKMLLFFLMFTLTLTMFIHNGYTEPIVTDGLVSYWTFDKQDIAGGTVKDVWGENDGKIVGDPKVVDGQVGEALEFDGSDDYVNLTNLGDFGEKVGASTFEAWVKTSFKKDWTTLFKVLDQGCNMAWAIDVNRSAKAGFPLAEDIVHYYVRQKSAAGCNAIVVEIEFALSDGKWHHIVFGIVDPGKSDVSIYMDGEPQEIIVGDAKKLDTFIPFVEPVYIGAANNRGNVERHFPGIIDEVRIYDRPLTADEVTRNFKSKIGLSVQAAEKLPIVWGNLKTEL
- a CDS encoding thiamine pyrophosphate-binding protein produces the protein MPKMTGARFIAETVHGYGITHVFFMPYIGPRALMEMENLGIKRVQTHGEKAAAYMADAYARVNRAPSLCMAQSVGAVNLAAGLQDAYLACSPVVALTGKENQINQQRHAYQEVDHVNPFSAVTKYSAYVATPEQLPFYLRQAFRSATTGTPGPAHLDFEGIAGSSVIDREGELEVIIEEAFAQLPPFRPEAEAEKVAEAIRLLTEAKRPIIVAGGGVTASDARAELVAFAEKLSIPVATSLNAKAMFPSDHPLAVGTPGSYSRACANQAVCEADLVFFIGSHTGGQVTSGYKIPPQGTPIVQLDINPDELGRNYPIQLGMQGDVRNTLRRMLAAVNTTTQRTEWVSSVQELVKNWKESVSEKVNSERLPMLPERLCRELTDYLPSDAILVSDTGHSGIWTGTMIDFKHPDQSFIRCSGSLGWGVPAAMGAKCAQPDRPVLCFTGDGGIWYHMTELDTAMKCGINAVIVVNNNHSLNQEQGGVESVYGGRTSGSDELWLFPEADFAKMAASMGCFGITVNKPSELAGALDQAFASGQPAVVDVKTHVEGIAPRTWMPS
- a CDS encoding HIT domain-containing protein, whose amino-acid sequence is MSCPFCPPKVNDNAVLLENELSLFIDLKHPILEGSGIIVPRAHRQSAFDLTTEEITSTFSLLTEVKALLDTEYNPQGYNLGWNCGAVAGQTVLHAHLHVIPRHASEPYAGKGIRYWLKQESNRRNI